From Penicillium psychrofluorescens genome assembly, chromosome: 1, one genomic window encodes:
- a CDS encoding uncharacterized protein (ID:PFLUO_001681-T1.cds;~source:funannotate), producing the protein MPDFTDRLRPSQPDGPTTLARERERSSVSVNELAQHLLSADGFLERQARVLPVLQREPLFSKEKQQNLSRPERFKLGLARAKLLRRLADKHAWSTVDYKMAEYLVDDVSPYLLQMEMFLTTIREQASEEQRAYWQPLIESWKIYGAYAQTELGHGSNVRGLELEARWDSRTKEFVLHSPTLTASKWWNGSLGRLANHAIVVAQLLLPEPGSPDKFVSHGPHPFIVQVRDMKTHQPLNGVVIGDIGPKYGYITMDNAYMLFENFRIPHSAMLSRYSSVNPDTGIYTKPEQPALVYGSLTYVRANIVHHARLVLARAVTVAVRYTAIRRQFKDRDGDKKGLEMAVLDYPTVQIRIMPLLATTFALHYTGLAMRAVYENTRNEVEQGNFRTLAHMHSMSSGLKSLCTMLAADGVETCRRALGGHGFGGGSGLIQLNNDYLSKPTVEGDNWMITQQVAAYLIKKMTAAAESSNTAAADETDARFKEFVRARSSANSRPAQYNVLENDQAIVKSFEHRATALAYDAYEQRILKKKNWNELLIQLHKLSRAQSQSILVSTFFEALSTDKNLSGSTKTVMWNLYRLFALYTMENEGFESRKVFRCNAVSQADLSCLPARVQDLMARIRPHAVNLVDSWKIPDYLLDSALGRYDGRVYEDLYNRAHRLNPLNKITFNPNYWEEEIVKGSGDNGSTILSKL; encoded by the exons ATGCCCGACTTCACTGATCGCCTCCGTCCCAGCCAGCCTGACGGGCCAACAACACTTGCTCGTGAGCGAGAGCGGTCTAGTGTTTCGGTGAATGAGCTGGCACAACACCTACTTTCAGCCGATGGATTCCTGGAGCGACAGGCTCGAGTTCTGCCAGTGTTGCAGCGAGAACCACTATTctccaaagaaaaacagcaaAACTTGTCGCGACCCGAACGCTTCAAACTGGGACTGGCGCGAGCGAAGCTGCTCCGTCGACTTGCAGACAAACATGCCTGGAGTACTGTCGACTATAAAATGGCTGAATAtctggtggatgatgtctCGCCATACTTactgcagatggagatgttCCTTACCACAATCCGCGAGCAGGCAAGCGAGGAGCAGCGCGCATACTGGCAACCTCTGATTGAGTCGTGGAAGATCTACGGCGCATACGCACAAACTGAACTCGGCCATGGTAGTAATGTTCGCGGACTGGAGCTTGAGGCGCGCTGGGATAGTCGCACCAAGGAGTTCGTGCTGCACAGCCCTACTTTAACAGCCAGCAAATGGTGGAATGGAAGTTTGGGCCGCCTTGCCAATCATGCCATCGTCGTTGCTCAACTACTTCTGCCTGAGCCAGGCTCTCCAGACAAATTTGTATCCCATGGACCTCACCCGTTCATTGTGCAAGTGCGAGACATGAAGACGCATCAGCCTCTAAACGGAGTGGTGATTGGAGACATCGGCCCGAAATATGGATATATCACCATGGATAACGCGTATATGCTGTTCGAGAACTTCCG AATCCCTCATTCTGCGATGTTATCCCGATATTCCAGTGTCAACCCTGACACTGGTATCTACACGAAGCCAGAACAGCCTGCCTTGGTGTACGGATCCTTGACCTACGTGCGCGCAAACATTGTCCACCACGCACGACTCGTCCTCGCGCGCGCAGTGACCGTTGCAGTGCGCTACACCGCAATCCGCCGACAGTTCAAAGACCGCGACGGAGATAAGAAGGGACTGGAAATGGCGGTCCTTGATTATCCCACTGTTCAAATCCGAATCATGCCTCTGCTAGCAACTACCTTTGCGCTGCACTACACCGGCCTGGCAATGCGGGCAGTATATGAGAACACGAGAAACGAGGTTGAGCAAGGCAATTTCCGGACACTGGCGCATATGCACAGCATGTCTTCTGGGCTGAAGAGCCTCTGTACAATGCTTGCAGCAGACGGGGTCGAGACCTGTCGGCGCGCATTGGGCGGACACGGCTTTGGTGGTGGAAGCGGTCTTATCCAACTCAATAATGACTACCTGTCTAAGCCTACGGTCGAGGGTGATAACTGGATGATCACTCAGCAGGTAGCTGCATAtctgatcaagaagatgacTGCCGCAGCGGAGTCGTCAAAtaccgctgctgctgacgaAACAGATGCGCGGTTCAAGGAATTCGTTCGAGCGAGAAGCAGTGCGAACTCGCGTCCGGCCCAATATAATGTTCTAGAAAATGATCAAGCTATTGTCAAGAGCTTTGAGCACCGGGCCACTGCATTG GCATATGACGCATATGAGCAGCGAATCTTAAAGAAGAAGAACTGGAATGAACTGCTAATCCAACTGCACAAGCTGAGTCGAG CCCAATCCCAATCGATCTTGGTCTCCACGTTCTTTGAAGCCCTCTCCACAGACAAGAATCTCTCCGGCTCCACCAAGACCGTGATGTGGAATCTGTACCGGCTGTTTGCCCTGTACACAATGGAAAACGAGGGCTTTGAAT CTCGTAAAGTCTTCCGCTGCAATGCCGTCTCACAAGCCGACCTCAGCTGCCTCCCAGCCCGCGTCCAAGACCTGATGGCGCGTATTCGGCCTCACGCCGTGAACCTGGTTGATTCCTGGAAGATTCCCGACTATCTACTGGACAG TGCACTTGGTCGATATGATGGCCGCGTTTATGAGGATCTATATAACCGGGCTCATCGTCTGAATCCGTTGAACAAAATTACGTTCAACCCGAATTACtgggaagaggagattgtcaaggGGAGCGGGGATAATGGGTCGACTATACTATCAAAGCTGTGA
- a CDS encoding uncharacterized protein (ID:PFLUO_001682-T1.cds;~source:funannotate), with amino-acid sequence MNAAPRFGYFRCFTPRLLSVFCVVFLFITALLGLRMHLKPFFTAALTGLPLLAQAAPASSSSDSSEDGRFTSYTISAEGITVKAIPYGARLTSVLVNDRHGHVQDVLTGYDDPIEYLHDTETNHTYFGATVGRYANRIKNGTFSIDGNTYHIPENEHDGEDTLHGGFVGYDARNWTVGPHTDSSITFSLLDEGFQNFPGDVITTVTFTVDNEVTAENPKGLPQLTSRIVSEALTKKTPIMLANHLYWNLNAFKKQNVLKDTTLQMPLSTRYIGADGIEVPTGEIFEVSNTYGGALDFTQPKLIGKDIEKTENLCGTGCTGYDTCWITDRDPGYSAPNSMVSSITMASDTTGISLDVITNQAALQIYTCNSQNGSIKTKKSQQERNQKQDGSPGAEYVEQYGCVVIETEDWIDGINQPEWGRDAYQIVGPADPPLVNWAVYQFGNC; translated from the coding sequence ATGAATGCTGCTCCCCGGTTCGGCTACTTCCGTTGCTTTACTCCCCGTCTCCTGTCTGTCTTCTGTGTCGTgttcctcttcatcactgCTCTTCTCGGCCTCAGGATGCATCTCAAACCCTTCTTCACGGCGGCCCTCACCGGCCTGCCTCTCCTGGCGCAGGCAGCCCCcgcgtcgtcgtcgtccgaCAGCTCGGAGGATGGCCGCTTCACGAGCTACACCATCTCGGCGGAGGGCATTACCGTCAAGGCAATTCCCTACGGGGCGCGTCTGACCTCTGTGCTGGTCAAtgaccgccacggccatgtcCAGGATGTCCTCACGGGCTACGATGATCCTATCGAGTACCTGCACGACACGGAGACCAACCACACCTACTTTGGCGCGACGGTGGGTCGCTATGCCAACCGCATCAAGAACGGCACGTTCTCGATCGACGGCAACACCTACCACATCCCCGAGAATGAGCACGACGGCGAGGACACCCTCCACGGTGGCTTCGTTGGCTACGACGCGCGCAATTGGACAGTTGGGCCGCACACGGACTCCTCTATCACTTTCTCCCTGCTTGATGAAGGCTTCCAAAACTTCCCAGGAGACGTCATTACGACTGTTACTTTCACGGTCGACAACGAGGTCACCGCGGAGAATCCCAAGGGTCTGCCGCAGCTGACATCGAGAATTGTGTCCGAGGCTTTGACCAAGAAGACTCCGATCATGCTCGCTAACCACCTCTACTGGAACCTGAATGCCTTCAAGAAACAAAACGTTCTGAAGGACACCACTCTCCAAATGCCTCTGTCCACTCGCTACATCGGTGCAGACGGCATCGAGGTCCCCACTGGCGAGATCTTTGAAGTCAGCAACACCTACGGTGGTGCATTGGACTTCACTCAGCCCAAGTTGATTGGCAAGGACATTGAAAAGACCGAAAATCTGTGCGGTACTGGCTGCACTGGCTACGACACCTGCTGGATCACCGACCGCGACCCCGGATACTCCGCCCCGAACTCGATGGTCAgctccatcaccatggcctccGACACCACCGGAATCAGCCTTGACGTCATCACCAACCAGGCTGCGCTGCAGATCTACACTTGCAACAGCCAGAACGGCTCtatcaagaccaagaagtCGCAGCAGGAGCGCAACCAGAAGCAGGATGGCAGCCCCGGCGCCGAGTATGTGGAGCAGTACGGCTGCGTCGTCATCGAAACCGAGGACTGGATCGATGGCATCAACCAGCCTGAGTGGGGTCGCGACGCCTACCAGATTGTTGGCCCTGCCGACCCGCCTCTTGTGAACTGGGCTGTCTATCAGTTCGGCAATTGCTAG
- a CDS encoding uncharacterized protein (ID:PFLUO_001683-T1.cds;~source:funannotate): MDQFDVENCGSKIFAIPLIRMRGSNATQNLLLNPGGPGGGGFDLLYRRGEQLKAIVGEGFHLLSFDPRGVNSSKPVASCYPDDKTRQELSRVRSLDVLGDSPEVYAWAQNFARACHDTMEEYGMYLNTPQTAADMNSILDALGQEDMIYWGFSYGTLLGQTYAELFPERSKRVIIDGVVNQFEWYEGLFEAQSLVDTDTVLNGFFDECIRDGVNNCPLASLATSTDELRDTVLSYMDTLRGQPTSVYINNSVYGLLDYEKVWYNGFLEALYKPSLWTALADNMYKLIQGNASDAFLAYGIEEVRDWRHEANEFITLNDGMSGPEHWPQDRQAFLDKIMPLFNHSLFSPGQIKTHYMRQQWVVPKTHSYVPRTGIRTAHPLLILSTTYDPVCPLVAARSANEAFEGSQIVEVQGYGHCSIAVPSVCIAKHLRAFLYEGTLPDSYTKCGVDSPYFGPKSAHRHFEDAEEAKIHLAQAQLARDWAYFAPVRSAHRSIAQHTSIDPK; this comes from the coding sequence ATGGACCAATTCGATGTGGAAAACTGCGGAAGCAAAATCTTTGCCATCCCACTTATTCGCATGCGCGGCAGCAACGCAACCCAAaacctccttctcaaccccgGTGGCCCTGGAGGGGGCGGCTTCGACTTGCTCTATCGCCGAGGCGAGCAGCTGAAGGCTATAGTTGGCGAAGGTTTCCATCTGCTCTCGTTCGACCCTCGCGGGGTTAATAGCTCGAAACCAGTAGCCTCTTGCTACCCGGACGACAAGACCCGACAAGAGTTGTCTCGCGTTCGATCTCTAGATGTATTGGGTGATAGCCCCGAAGTTTACGCGTGGGCGCAGAACTTTGCCAGAGCATGCCATGACACGATGGAGGAGTATGGCATGTATCTCAACACCCCCCAGACAGCCGCCGACATGAACAGTATTCTTGATGCACTGGGTCAGGAAGACATGATCTACTGGGGATTCAGTTATGGTACTCTGCTCGGCCAGACCTATGCAGAGCTGTTCCCCGAACGGTCGAAGCGCGTCATCATTGATGGGGTTGTCAATCAATTCGAATGGTACGAAGGGCTTTTCGAAGCACAGTCACTGGTCGACACGGACACGGTGCTTAATGGCTTCTTTGATGAGTGTATAAGGGACGGAGTGAACAACTGCCCTCTGGCCTCGTTGGCCACATCCACCGATGAATTGCGCGACACGGTGCTCTCGTACATGGACACGCTTCGAGGACAACCCACCAGTGTATACATCAACAACTCCGTTTACGGCTTGTTGGACTACGAGAAGGTATGGTACAATGGGTTTTTGGAAGCCCTGTACAAACCTTCCTTGTGGACTGCGCTGGCGGACAATATGTACAAACTCATCCAAGGAAATGCGAGCGATGCCTTTCTGGCATATGGCATTGAAGAGGTTCGGGACTGGCGCCATGAAGCAAACGAGTTTATCACTTTGAACGACGGGATGAGTGGTCCGGAACATTGGCCGCAGGATAGACAAGCGTTTCTGGATAAGATCATGCCGTTGTTCAATCATAGTCTCTTCAGCCCTGGGCAGATCAAAACGCACTACATGCGGCAGCAGTGGGTGGTGCCAAAGACCCATTCTTATGTACCCCGCACAGGCATCAGAACGGCGCATCCACTGCTAATTCTCTCGACAACGTATGACCCCGTGTGCCCGCTGGTAGCTGCCCGCTCGGCGAACGAGGCATTCGAGGGATCGCAGATCGTCGAGGTCCAGGGCTATGGGCATTGCTCTATTGCAGTACCGTCGGTCTGCATCGCGAAACATCTACGAGCTTTCTTGTACGAGGGCACATTGCCCGACAGCTACACGAAATGCGGGGTGGATTCCCCCTACTTCGGGCCAAAGTCGGCTCACAGACACTTTGAGGACGCGGAGGAGGCCAAAATCCACTTAGCGCAGGCGCAGCTAGCGAGAGACTGGGCATATTTTGCACCAGTCAGATCCGCTCACCGGAGCATAGCGCAACATACAAGCATTGATCCCAAATGA